In one Cercospora beticola chromosome 1, complete sequence genomic region, the following are encoded:
- a CDS encoding uncharacterized protein (BUSCO:EOG09260C2V) has product MASPPAASSQMLQQLNSAREISLKDHTLYPKVIPGIIPIISQSSTPLELRRWGADFLAETFASQAVTPDEKQQMSLGVLDTLKGYLNRRELMGEDEDKSVVKSAVQCAASIYPHVFRHTVSNTADSDTWGKVAAIKSSILRRMDTAPPGVRICCIKFVAAVVQTQTPGMIADPRRPENNEISLALVPRDHPVIPPANLEAEASGLLDRLLGVLQDNSSDPLIITATLNALSNLVHRRASISSKILSAILAFIPPTPPSGSIKDKLSFKSMTRTAMSFVLNCIKRNPNGPFGPRLQQHHERLKHNLNAVLSENPQLKRAAPDEPIDGLDDAKRQRLNKDATNGTSILQQQTPSYAALPAGPISLAQLWTLTTNQNAASFHVERVPRDSVIQLVQALIPSIPDDKLSMAVNIMRSRLLSLNKASDNAKGPPAGAIGASDERPKNEYPSGESEQVANRLDNAPPEGPDGDVAIGPFSLPAPPPLSSQEREEYSSMAVQRVFATLSDLDREARTKGKPVLSQYGLNRLATTAAIGHDRDGWIVMATRLATRASFDLEGDQAIVKTEDYDGTLIKKGHKTTLNYALRAALLTYVMENFRARIDAAIIWLNEEWYSEKLLQKQRQDDGEDVEDDDLPNYWHWTLRLLDMMMPYFDVKDGRVLIRLLSEVPAVNRAIFDRVKKIAEDPERILISTNALLYLIMFRPPVRQMAIDCAEEMYRENSDARSAAKKLLAKWRPGVVEQAGAAEA; this is encoded by the coding sequence TCTCGCAGAGCTCAACGCCCCTCGAGTTGCGGAGATGGGGCGCAGACTTTCTGGCGGAGACGTTCGCGTCCCAGGCGGTAACACCGGACGAGAAACAGCAAATGTCCTTGGGCGTGCTTGACACGCTGAAGGGCTATCTGAACAGGAGAGAGTTAAtgggcgaagatgaggacaaGAGTGTTGTGAAGAGTGCTGTGCAATGCGCCGCGAGCATATACCCGCACGTTTTCAGACACACGGTCAGCAATACGGCCGACAGCGACACATGGGGCAAGGTAGCCGCGATTAAAAGCAGCATACTGCGCAGAATGGACACTGCGCCACCCGGAGTGCGCATATGTTGTATCAAGTTTGTCGCTGCTGTGGTGCAGACCCAGACACCGGGCATGATAGCAGATCCACGGCGGCCAGAAAACAATGAGATCAGTCTAGCATTGGTCCCAAGAGATCATCCTGTGATTCCGCCTGCCAAcctggaagcagaagcatcGGGACTTCTGGATAGACTTCTTGGTGTGCTCCAGGACAACTCAAGTGATCCACTTATCATTACTGCCACGCTCAATGCGCTCTCCAATTTGGTGCATCGACGTGCGAGCATATCAAGCAAGATTCTCTCTGCGATCCTCGCTTTCATCCCGCCGACTCCACCAAGCGGGAGCATCAAAGATAAGCTCTCGTTCAAGAGCATGACGCGAACAGCTATGTCTTTTGTCCTCAATTGCATCAAGAGGAACCCAAATGGCCCGTTCGGCCCCCGATTACAGCAACACCATGAACGGTTGAAACACAATCTCAATGCGGTGCTCTCAGAAAACCCACAACTCAAGCGAGCAGCGCCGGACGAGCCGATAGATGGCCTGGACGACGCTAAACGCCAAAGGCTCAACAAGGACGCCACGAATGGAACCTCAATATTGCAACAACAGACACCTTCTTATGCGGCCTTACCAGCCGGTCCCATATCACTAGCACAGCTGTGGACACTGACCACCAACCAGAATGCTGCGTCGTTTCATGTCGAAAGAGTGCCACGTGACAGCGTGATACAACTTGTTCAGGCGCTGATACCTTCTATACCGGATGATAAGCTGTCAATGGCCGTGAACATCATGCGATCGCGTTTGCTGAGCCTGAACAAGGCTAGCGACAACGCCAAGGGACCACCAGCCGGAGCGATTGGGGCCAGCGATGAGCGTCCGAAAAACGAATATCCTTCTGGTGAAAGTGAGCAAGTGGCCAACAGACTCGATAACGCTCCTCCGGAAGGGCCTGATGGTGACGTGGCGATTGGTCCCTTCAGTCTACCTGCACCTCCACCCCTATCGAGCCAGGAGAGGGAGGAGTACTCTTCCATGGCCGTGCAACGAGTTTTCGCAACACTATCAGACTTGGATAGAGAAGCTAGAACCAAGGGCAAGCCGGTCCTGTCACAATATGGCCTTAATCGCCTTGCAACGACAGCAGCCATCGGGCATGATCGAGATGGATGGATAGTGATGGCTACAAGGCTGGCCACTCGAgcctccttcgacctcgAGGGGGATCAAGCTATCGTCAAGACAGAGGACTACGATGGCACGCTGATCAAGAAAGGCCACAAAACTACACTAAATTATGCTTTGCGAGCGGCTTTGCTCACGTACGTGATGGAGAATTTTCGAGCCCGCATTGATGCAGCCATCATCTGGTTGAATGAAGAGTGGTATTCCGAGAAGCTTTTGCAGAAGCAAAGACAGGACGACGGCGAGGACGTGGAAGATGACGACTTGCCGAATTACTGGCATTGGACGCTGCGTTTACTGGACATGATGATGCCGTACTTCGACGTCAAAGACGGACGCGTGCTTATTAGGCTGCTCTCCGAAGTGCCCGCCGTGAACCGAGCCATCTTTGATCGAGTCAAGAAGATCGCCGAAGATCCAGAGCGGATCTTGATAAGCACGAATGCGCTGCTATATCTAATCATGTTTCGGCCGCCAGTGCGGCAGATGGCCATTGATTGTGCCGAGGAAATGTACAGGGAGAATAGCGACGCGAGATCAGCGGCGAAGAAACTTCTTGCAAAATGGAGGCCAGGCGTGGTGGAACAGGCAGGCGCTGCTGAAgcgtga